A single region of the Alphaproteobacteria bacterium genome encodes:
- a CDS encoding EscU/YscU/HrcU family type III secretion system export apparatus switch protein: MTGASASHIKAARDVAVAVQGESSQPGETGHVVASGHGAVARQIIEIAAQHGIAIRQDADLAEVLAVLETDSPIPPEVMAIVAEILGYVYRANSEALAGQS, from the coding sequence ATGACCGGCGCATCGGCTTCACATATCAAGGCTGCGAGGGATGTCGCCGTCGCCGTCCAGGGCGAGAGTTCACAACCTGGCGAAACCGGGCACGTCGTCGCATCGGGCCACGGCGCCGTCGCGCGCCAAATTATCGAGATCGCCGCCCAGCACGGCATCGCGATTCGACAGGATGCCGATCTCGCTGAGGTTCTCGCCGTCCTGGAAACAGACAGCCCCATCCCGCCCGAGGTCATGGCGATCGTGGCCGAAATATTGGGTTACGTGTACCGCGCAAACAGCGAAGCATTGGCAGGTCAATCATGA